Below is a window of Rahnella aceris DNA.
GAAATCCGGTAACTCAGGCAGCAGCGGTTTAGCAAACAACTCCTGCAATGTTTCACCCAGCGGTTTCTCCGGCACGACCACCGGCGGTTGTGCCGGTTTGCCCGTCGCTTTTTCGACGGCTTTGTCCTGCGCGGCCTGCACCACGTCCGGTAACGGGCTGACCGGGGTTTTCGGCAGCGCAATCAGTAATCCGCCGATACGCGTTGGCATCAGCTGAATTGCGCGGCCTTCCCAGTGCGCCCCTGTGCGGAATGACGCCAGCGAAATAGCCCGGTCATCCAGCGTAATATTGATGTTATCCAGCGTCAGCAAACGCAGCGTGATCGGATACGGCGTGCTGAGATTGGTTAGCGGCTCGCTGTTTTCCGGCTCAGGTTGCGCGGCGGCTGGCGTCATTTCTTTGGTATTGACCACCACATTCACGTCTTTCACCCGCAACGCATTGACGCAAAGCGCGCTGTTTTTCAGGCAGGAGAAATCGAGGGAAAGGTGAAACTCCCCGGCTTTAACGTCCACACCCGGCATTTCGTAATGCACGCCTTTCAGTGTCAGGTCGCGCCATCCACCTTCGGTACTGGCTATGTTCAGGCCCGGTACGAACCGGTTGGCACCGTTGATCATCAGGTGCAAACCGGTTTGTGTGCCGACCAGAAAGGCCACCAGGCTGATTAACAGCACCAGGAAAATCAGGAATCCCAGGCAGATTTTTTTAAATAAACTCATAATTCCGGACCCAAACCGATGTAAAACTGCAATCCATGCTCATCTTTGTCGCCAACCGGAGCGGCAACATCTAATTTCACCGGGCCGATCGGTGAAGCCCAGCGCACACCCACACCCGCGCCGGTTTTAAAATCGTTTTGTGTAATGTCATTAACCGCTTCACCGGAATCGACAAACACGGCGCCCCACCATTTTCCGGTCACGTTGTACTGGTATTCCACAGAACCGGTGCCCAGATAGGACGCACCGGTCAGCTTGCCTTCGTCATCACGTGGAGAAATGGATTTGTATTTGTAACCACGGATACTGCGGTCACCACCGGCGAAGAAGCGCAAGGATGGCGGCACACGTTCGAAGTCATTGGTTTCAATCCACCCCAGATTGCCGCGGAACACAAAACGGTGCTTGTCAGCCAGGGTGCGGATCCAGACGTTTTGCGCCTGAATCACAGCGAAATCGACATCAGAACCCCAGCTAGTATCGGACACATCAAGAGAGTAGCGCTGAGAATCGCCCCAGGTTGGCATCAGACCGCCGCGCTGACGCGTACGGTTGAGACTCACACCCGGATAAATCAGCATGGTGGTGTTGGTCACACTGCCCTGTGTAAAGTGATCAAGGCTCCAGCGCAGATTGACCGCATGTTGCCAGCCGCTCGAGAGATCCCAATAACGCGCCAGATTGACGGTGGTGGAATCTGAATTGGTATCGTTCAGGTCTTCACGTTTGAAACCGCCCTGCACCAGGTAATATTGCTCCAGCGGGGATTTCAGCAGCGGAATTTTATAACTGAGATCTAAAGACTGCTCCGGGCCGGAGAGCGTGGTTGAGGTTTCAAAACTCTGGCCACGATCGTTAACCCATGGTTTCTTCCAGTTGGCCGTCACCCGCGCGCCAATGTCCGTGGAATAACCGATACCGGTTTCGATGGTATTCTCGGTGCGCGGCGACACCACGGCATTCAGCGGCAGGGTTTTCGTGGCTTTGGCATCCGTGAAATCCGGGGACACGACAACAGAGTTAAACCAGCCGGTAGCAGACAGGCGGCGGTTAAGCTCAGCCAGTTGCGCCGTGGTGTAGTAATCACCCTGATGAAATGGCACCAGATTTTGCAGATATTCATCACGGATCTGCGATCCCTGATAATGCACATCACCGAAGCGGTAACGCTCGCCGCTGTCAAACTGAATGTCCCAGAACGCTTTGTGCTCGTCTTCGATGACGCCCAGTTGGCTTTTACGCATCGTGGCGTCAAAATAACCTTTGCGCAGGGCAATGCCGGTCAGTGAGCTTTTGAAATTGTCGTACGTCCCGTGGTTTAAAATCGTCCCTACCGCAGGCACATCACGCTGTTTGAGCTGTTCGAATTCATTATCTTTGTCTGCCTGCCCTTCAATCACGACACTCGTGCCAGCGATTTTCACCGGTATCCCTGGTGTCACTTTGGCAATCAACACCGGACGCCCGGGCGGCGGTGTTTCGCGGTAATCAAAATCGATGGTCGGCGAATAATACCCCAGCGGCCTTAAACCCTGTTCAATGGCAGCACTGACGCGGGCACGGAACCGTCCGTTAGCCCCGACTTCATCGCTTTGAATGGCTGATAAACGGACGCGGACGTTCCTTTCTAAATCGCCATCCAGGCCTTCCAGTTGCAAACGCACCTTCGCTGCCATGGAAAGTGAGGGGGCCAGCAGTACAAATAACAAACCCAGTTCACGATATCGTGGCACACGCACTCCTGCTAAATTTTACTGTCCTGTTAAAATATCAGATGCCCGCCGGAGATTATCTGCCCATCTTTGGCAGATTCATCTTTTTAAAGTCTGATGAAAGCATTTTAGTGCTAATCCCCTGAAAATGTTCAACGACGAAGCAACGTCCTTCGTATTGTGTGCAAAGACGCAATCAGATACAACTAACACTGACCTGTTGGTCGTTGTTATTCGTACAAACCTTTTGTGACAAACCTCGTTCACTAAAGCAACAACTGGAGTTTTCTGTGGTGCAACTTTCCGATAAAACGCAGTCTGTCACGCAGGCAGAAGCGTTACCTGGCCGTACAACCCCGATGCCGGTGGCAACCCTTCATGCAGTAAGTGGCCACTCAATGACGCATGTTCCTGACAACATGGAAGTCGCGATTTTTGCGATGGGCTGCTTCTGGGGCGTAGAGCGTTTGTTCTGGCAACAGGAAGGGGTTTACAGTACGGCAGCCGGTTATAGCGGCGGTTTCACTCCCAACCCGACCTACCGTGAAGTGTGTACCGGCCAGACCGGTCATGCGGAAGTCGTGCGCGTAGTCTTTGACCCGGCGATTATCAGCTACACAAAACTGTTGCAGATTTTCTGGGAAAATCACGACCCGGCGCAGGGTATGCGTCAGGGTGGCGATATTGGCACGCAATATCGCTCCGCGCTGTATGTGCTGAGCGCAGAACAACAGGATCAGGCGCTGGCAAGTCTGGCGAGTTTCCAGCAGGCGATGGACGAAGCGAACGATAAGCGCACTATTACCACGGAA
It encodes the following:
- the tamA gene encoding autotransporter assembly complex protein TamA; its protein translation is MPRYRELGLLFVLLAPSLSMAAKVRLQLEGLDGDLERNVRVRLSAIQSDEVGANGRFRARVSAAIEQGLRPLGYYSPTIDFDYRETPPPGRPVLIAKVTPGIPVKIAGTSVVIEGQADKDNEFEQLKQRDVPAVGTILNHGTYDNFKSSLTGIALRKGYFDATMRKSQLGVIEDEHKAFWDIQFDSGERYRFGDVHYQGSQIRDEYLQNLVPFHQGDYYTTAQLAELNRRLSATGWFNSVVVSPDFTDAKATKTLPLNAVVSPRTENTIETGIGYSTDIGARVTANWKKPWVNDRGQSFETSTTLSGPEQSLDLSYKIPLLKSPLEQYYLVQGGFKREDLNDTNSDSTTVNLARYWDLSSGWQHAVNLRWSLDHFTQGSVTNTTMLIYPGVSLNRTRQRGGLMPTWGDSQRYSLDVSDTSWGSDVDFAVIQAQNVWIRTLADKHRFVFRGNLGWIETNDFERVPPSLRFFAGGDRSIRGYKYKSISPRDDEGKLTGASYLGTGSVEYQYNVTGKWWGAVFVDSGEAVNDITQNDFKTGAGVGVRWASPIGPVKLDVAAPVGDKDEHGLQFYIGLGPEL
- the msrA gene encoding peptide-methionine (S)-S-oxide reductase MsrA, producing MQLSDKTQSVTQAEALPGRTTPMPVATLHAVSGHSMTHVPDNMEVAIFAMGCFWGVERLFWQQEGVYSTAAGYSGGFTPNPTYREVCTGQTGHAEVVRVVFDPAIISYTKLLQIFWENHDPAQGMRQGGDIGTQYRSALYVLSAEQQDQALASLASFQQAMDEANDKRTITTEITEALPFYYAEDEHQQYLFKNPEGYCGLGGIGVCLPPQ